Within Acidobacteriota bacterium, the genomic segment AAACCGTCTTTATGACATCAAACAGAAACGGCCAACAGCATAAACATTCCGTCTGTTTCGTAATCTCAAAAAAGCTTTCACTGAAAGCTCAGTCCTTGTCTTTGCAAGCCATCAATTCCTTTAACGGCCATCCCGAGATACCCCGTCAACGTGCTGCGGCTGAATTGAAATGCGAACTCATCACTAACCTCACCGGTCAGCAACATACGCCAAAACGCCCGCGTCAGTTTGGGTACCGAGCCGCGCAACTCCGCAACGCGCAAACCGTTATCAGCGCACATGCCGCGCAACTCCGCCGGTTTGATGAAGCAGCGCAATTGATGCAAACGCGGCGGCGTATTTTTGACGAACCATTCGACGCCTTTGATGGCGACGAGCCAGGCAATCGGGTTGCGATTGAAGGTGGCGAAGAAAAACAATCCGCCCGGTTGCAACACGCGCGCGCATTCGGCAATCACACGGCGCGGATCATCTACGTGCTCGAGGAAATCCATCGCACAGACGGCTTGGAAAGAAGCGGCGGCATACGGCAAAGCATAAGCATCGCCCGTTTCATAATGCACGCGGCCCGTGACATCGTGCGCCCGCGCAACCATCAGGCTCTCGGCGGAAGCATCCAGGCCCGTCACAGCAACGCCGCGTTGGGCCAGGTAATTCGCCAAAAAGCCCGCCCCGCAACCGACGTCCAACACCTTCACCCTGTCCATTGGAAAAGCGCGGCCCAACTCAGCGGCAATCCACGGATTGCGCATACGCGATTCCGCGCGCAGCAACGCGACGGGATCGTCTTGCGCGCTATACCAGCGCTCGCCTAAGGCGTGATAGAGGTCGTTGTTGACTTGGCCTGCTGGGCCGGGCGTGAGGGCCATAATAAATTCCAGTACAGCAATTGAAAGAGGCCGAAGCCAAAGGTAAGCAATGTATTCCCCAACAGAAATGAACGTTCAAATCCTGTGTAGGTAAAAAAGGAAAGCGCTTGCCCATGCCAAACCGGCCAAAGCAACCCGGCACTGAGCAAAATCAGCGGGTGCAACATAAACATCAACGCGTGCACCCACTGCTCCGACGCCTTGCAAACCTGACAATGGATGGCTTCATCTTTGGTGACGAACAGGCAGGAAAAAAGGCTCAGACCCGTATAAGCGCAAACGGTTACCGTGGTCGGCACGACCAAAAATACCCAGCCAAAACAAAACAACACCGTCAGCGTATCCAACGGATGCCCGATGCGCTCCCAGCGCGGCAGCGAACGCTGGCGGTGAAAATAAAGCTCATCCACCGCCATGCAAAGCGACTGCAAAAGAAAGGGGAGGAACAGCCAGCGCGCAGAAATCGTAATTGGCATGTAAATCAACAGCAAACCTGAAAGCCTGGGTACGCACGCATCCTTGCGTGCGTACCCAGGCTAAAGCTTCCTGAACAACGCCCCGGCAATCGTCAATCCCGGCCCAAACGCCAGGCTCCCGACCAGCGTGCCGGGTTTGATTTCCGGCGTTTGCAACATCCGCCCCCAGACGTGCGGCAGTGTGGCCGATGACATATTGCCGTGCTCAAACAGCAAGGCCCGGCTGATGGCGACTTGATCTTCGCGCAAGCCCAGCAGCGTTTGCACGGAATCAATAATGCGCGGCCCACCCGGATGCACGGCAAAACAGGCGCGGTCACGCGCGGTTTCGTAACATTCGCCCGCCTGGACAAAAAGCCGTTGCAAGTAGCCGGGCAAGGCGGCGGCGATTTTTTCGGGCACTTCGCGCGCCAGCGTCATGCGAAAGCCCCATTCCGACGGCACCCAGGTCATATCGGCCAGCGTGTTCGGCACGACTTCTTCGCGCACGGCCAGGACTTCAAACCCGGCGGGCGGCGGCGCTTCCTGCAAAGTCAGCGCGTAACGGATGTGGCCGTCGGCAAACAGGCTTTGCACGACCAATTGTTCGGGCCGGTGATCGCGCGGATTGAAATGCAGCGTGCACAATTCGGTGTGCACAATCTCGGCGCGCCCGGTTTGCGGCAGATGCCCGTTGTCGCTTTGCGGATTGAGCAGCAGCCCGCGCGCCACCCGCAAAGCGGGCACGGCGGCATAACAACCCATGTGATAGACCTGAGTCGCACGCGTTTGCGTGTGCCATTCCTTGGCGTCGAGCAAGCGTTGGATGGCGCTCGGCGAGGCGTAGCCAGTACAGGTGACGTGCAACAGATCGGCAGGCGCGTCGGTTTCATCAGCAAAGAAATCACCGAGCGCGCGGTTGGCCATCTCAGCGAAATACTGATTGCGCGCATCCAGGCCGCGGCCTTCGGCGCTCTCGTGCAGGTTGAAAATCTGCATGCGCGACCAGTCCTGATGCAAAAAATCTTCGAGTTCCGAATAGCGCTTGCCAATGCTCGTGGGCGAACAGCCATAACGTCTGACCAGCCGCTCCATGCGTGTGAGCCATTCCTGTTCCATCGGGGAATGTCCATTGGCGCCATTGGCGGTAGCCTCGGCCCGCGCGTGGGCTGCTGCCAGCCAGCCAAACGCGTAATCCTGTGCGCGTTGGTAACGGGGCAGGATAACCTTGAAATCAGCGAGGTAAGTGCGATGGTTCATAGGAGTGCAGCGATCTTAGGTCCCGACCGTGAGGGAGTGCGGGCGGGTGAGGCCAACTCTCGCTTGCGTTCAGGAGTTATTATTTTGGGTAAAAAGATGCGCCAGGAGCGCGGACGTCTCGCCCGCATTCTGTTGAAACGCGTAGCTTCTTTATTCGAGCTTGGACAATCAACCGACACAGAAGTATGGAAGCTGCGTGGCTTCCATTCACTATGAAGACGGAACGTCCGAACTCCAAGCAACGAAGCGTTATGCCCGCTTGCGCAATTCGCTCCGCAAATTGCCGCGCGCGACCTCAATCACGATTTCGGCATTGGTCACGCGTTGAAAATTATCAAAGGCCGCTTGTTCGACCGCCGCCACCAGATTGGCGTGCAACCCGCGCGCGCCGGTGCCGCGTTTGAGGCTGCGTTCGATGATGAAATCCAGCGCGCCGTCCGTCACATTCAAGTGCAATCCTTCGAGTTGGAATTCGCGCACGAATTGCGGCAGCACGTTGTCGTGCAAAATCTGCTTGAGCGTCGCCGCCGACAAGGACTGGAACCGCACGATGCGCGCAAAGCGGCCCATCAGTTCGGGCAAAAACCCATAGCGTTGAAAACCTTCAATCTCTTCCAAGACCGGCGACCCGGCCTCGGCATTGTTAGCCTTGTCCTTAAAGCCAATGGATTTGCTGGTCGCCTTGAGCACATCATCCATCCCGGAAAACGTCCCGCAGGCGATAAACGGAATATCCAGTGTCGAGAGCGGCGCGCGTTGCCCATAAGCCGAAGCGCCGAAATCCATCGGCACCATGACGTCTTTGCCTTCCAGCATTTTCAGCAATTCGCGTTGCACGCCATAACCCGAGACATCTTTGGTCGTGCCTTCGCCGGCGAAGCGCGCATTGCTGGTGGACGAGGCCAGCTTGTCGAATTCGTCCAGGCAAATCACGCCGCACTGGGCCAGCAGCAAATCGCCTTCGGCGGCATAAACCAGCCGCGTCAGAATCGTATGCACGTCATCGCCGACATAACCGCTCTCGGTGAAACTGGTCACGTCCACGATCAGCGTGGGCAGATGGAAGAGTTGTTGAAAGAGCGATTCGATCAAAAAGGTCTTGCCGCTGCCGGTCGGCCCGACCAGCAAGGTGTTTTGCTTGGGCGGCAACAGGCGGCGCGTTTCGCCGTCCACATGCAAGCGTTTCAAACGGCGCACATGGCGATAGGCCAGCAACGAAAGCGCGCGGCGTGGTTCATCCTGCCCTTTGTAGCCCAACTGCTCCAGCCGCGCAAAAATGTCGGGTGGCGGAATCAGCGGCAAGGCTCGCACAAACTCGCGCAACCCGTCGCGCTCCTGCCGCGACGGCGCGCGCTCCGGTTCCAAAAAATCATCGTCATCGAAGGGAAAGTTCACAGCTACCTCCTAGACTTCAGACTTCAGACCTCAGAGTTTGGAACTCAGAGCTTGGAACTTAGGACTCAGACTGTGGACTTAGTATCTAACGGCTTGCCCATAACCTGGCGCCGAAAAGGTCTGAAGTCTGATGTCTGAAGTCGGGTGTCGGATGTTTAAGGGTGGCATATCATCTACTTTCGCACGCTGGCGCGCAAATCCTTTTCCGCGCCGTGTTGCGCATGGCAACTGACGCAACGCGCCTTGCCCGCCAGCAACGGCTGCGTCTCGGCCAGCCGCGCCAGCGCCGTGGCAAACGCCGGTTGCAGGCTGTGGCACTGCGCGCAAGCTTCGCGCACGTGCTGTTTCAAGGCCGCGTCTGCGGCGCCGCCCAAATGACAATCCGCACATTGCGTGCGGCCCTGTGCCCGGCCTTGGCCGTGCAGCAGGTGGAATTGCGCGCGCAAGTTGTACTCGACGGTGCGGCCCGGCAAGCCATGCTGTTGCCAGGCCGTTTGCGACACGCCATCCCACAACCACAACCCATTCTTAACCGGATAAGCAACGGCGGGCCCGTGCAATGTGTGCTGGCCGTTTTGAGTCTGCGCGAACGGCTCCGTTTGGTGGCAGTTGGTGCAAACCGTGTTGGAGACCAAGGCTGGTTTGAAATTCGTCCCGCGATGTTCGGCGTGGCAAGCGCGGCAGGTCAGCCCCAGGTTCAGATGCGTTTGCCCCAACGCCGTCTGAAAGGTCGGGGTCGTGTGACAAGCCGCGCACTGTTGCGCCGACGTGCCGGTCAGGGTGTGACAAGCGCTGCACGCACCGCTGGTCTGGTTGGCAATGGTGCTGGCCGCGGGCAGCGTCTTGGCCTGATGTGCCGCCGACAACAGCCCCGGCGAAGAGACCTGCGGGAAGGCCCACGCCGCCGCCACCACAAACAACATCAGCAACAAGGCCCCGCCCGCCAGCGCCTGCGCGCGCCTGCGCCGTAATTCGCTGCCGTCCTGTTCGACCGCAGGCCGCGCCTGAACAGCCTGCAATGGTTGACGCGGCATCCCGCCTGCCTCCGCGCTTTGCAGCCGTCGTTCCCAATATCTTTCCAAGACACGTTCATCCGCTGGGGTGCCCGCGAAAAGCGGCGGCTCGGGCGCTTCCGGCTCAGCCAAGTCCAGTGCAAATTCCACCGTGATTTGCAGCGTTGCCTCCTGCACGGCCAGACGCAGCCGGTAAGGCCCGATCCGCAGGATGTCGCCAGTGCTCAAGGGCGCTTGTTGCACGGCGGCATTGTTCAACAGCACGACGCCGTTCGGCGCTTCGACGAGGGCGGTGAGCCAGAACGCGCCGTCGTGCCACTTGATGCCCGCGTGCGCCGCCGCCACGCGCGGATGCGGCAACTGCACTTCGCTGGCGTGGGCGCGGCCCAGCAACAGGCTCTCGCTCACCAGCGCACTGGCGTCGGCATTTTGATCGGTACGAATGAGGCGAAACGTCTGCATAACAACTCAACGCCAACTGAAATAGACGACTTGCCAAAGATGCAAGAGCAAGAGCGCCAGCAGCAACACGGCGCTCAACACGTGCGGCCAAACCCAAGCGCGCAACAAGCGTTGTCCGGCGATCAACCGGTTGAGTTGCCGCAACTGCCCGGCGTCGGCGTCGGCGGCGGCCAACAAGGCCGTGCGGCGCGCCAGCAAATCTGCCAGCAGCCAGGGCTGCGCTTCGTGTTTGGTCAGCCAGCGCGGCACCAGCACATTCAGCAATTGCCCCAGCACGCCGGTCAAGCAAGTCAGGCTCAAAGCCAGCGCCAGCCCTTTGGTCAAGGGCGTCGGCTGGGCCGTCTGTCCAGCCAGCGCGCCATGCCAGACAAACAACAGCAGCGTGCCTAAGCCAACGTAACTATGCGCCAGCAGCCAATACCGCAACGGCCCCCAACGAGCCGTCCGCGCGCGTTTGCGGGCGGCGTACAAGCCCGTGGCACACAGCCCCAGCGTTCCCGGCAAGGCGCTGAACCAGGCCCACGCGCGCGTGCCGCCATACTCCCAACCCAACAGCGGCGGCGCAAAGGCCAGCAGGAACAGGAACAGAATGCCGGCGCTGCCCGCCAGATGAATTGCATTGACCACGGGCTGCGCGTGCCAGCGTTCAAGCAGTTGCAGCGTCTTGCCCTCGCGCTTGCGATACAACCGCGCCAGCCGCGCGCCTTTGATGTGGTGTAGCTCGGCAAATTCCTCATCCGGCACGACGCGCCGCAAGGCGCCCGTGGGACAATTCTCTTCGCACCCGTGCACGTGCGGTTTGCTGACGTCAGCGTTGCAGGCCGCGCCCACGCATAAATCGCATTTCACGGCCACCTGCGCGACCGGCAGCGCTGCGGCTTCCCCGTTCGTGGTCGCGGCGTCCGGCCCGGCGCGCGCCACCAGTGTGATGGCGTCAAACGGGCATAAGGCCGCGCAATCGCCGCAACCGATACAGGTTTGCGCATTGATGTCCACGCGGCCATCGGGCAGGACTTGGATCGCGTTGACGGGGCAACCGGTCAAACAATCCGGCTGGCGGCAATGCTGGCAAACCGACGGCACCAGCAACGGTTGCAACCGGGGCCGTAACGGCGGCGGCCAGGCGGCGGGCGGCGTCAACGTTAAGGGGCGCGTCAAACTGAAGCCTTTTAACGACAGCCGCGACTGCCCGTGCAAATCCTGGCAGGCCGCCGCGCAATTGCCGCAGCGAATGCAGGTGCGCGCATCAATCGCCAGCAAATTTGAGGTCGCGGCGACCCCGCTGCGGATCAAGCTGTTTTGCGCGGCGGCAATCGGCAGCGGCTGGCGCTGATAGGCCTGCGCCGCGTCGGGGGCCAGTTTTTTCAGGGCGGTGTTGAGGTCTTCGCTCAACGCCTCGGTTTCACGCAGCAGGGTCACCGAAATTTCCAGCACCTCGGCGCGCGTCAATAAGGTGGCGGTTTGCGGCCACGGCAACTCGCTGGCTACGCCCTCCAAACCCAGGCAATGCCCCGCGCCCAGATAATCTTCGTGCGCCAGCACGGCCCAATCCGTCGCGTCGCCCTCGTGCCTTTGCGCTTCGCTGGCCTTGCTCAACTTCAGCCAGCCGGTTTTCAGCACAAAGAGCCGCCGGATTGATTCGCCTTCTTGAAACAGCACGTGCCCCGGCTCATACACGCGATACTGCGAAATGGTGGAAAGCTTGTTCAGGGCTTCGGCATCGAGCCGCGTCGCCACACCCAGATCTTGCAAAAACAGGGCGCGGCTGTTGCGGCGATAGGTTTTATCGAGCACCGCCGCGAACTGCGGCAGCTTGCGCAAGAGCGGCAGGGCCTGACGCTGCACTTCCAACACGCTGACCGGCGCCTCCGGCGGCGCGCACACGGTCGAAGAGCGCGGCAGATTGGCCAGCACCGACATTTCGCCAAAGAGTGCACCCGGTTGTAATTCGCCGACCTTGGCATAGCCGCGTTTGACGAACACATCCGCCGCCCCTTCGACCACAAAATAAAAGCAGTCGCCGCCCCATTCGCCCTCACGCACGATCTCTTCGCCCGGCTCATAGGTCAGCAGGCGCAGATGTGGCGCAAGCGTGTGCCCGGCGTATGCGTGACCTTCCAACAGCGCCTGCAATTCGGCCTCGGGCAGCCCGTGCGCCGGCGTCTGGCCCGACAAATCGGCCAGCGCGGCAGTCTTTGCTATGGCAGCCAGCATGGCGGCGGGCGCGCGGTTTTCTTGCGGCATAGACTCCGGTTGTGTGGGGGTTAGTTTCGTGACTTGGGAGAAGCTCTCTTTCGGTGACGCCTTTTTACTGTATCGCGCGTGGCTTGCCAAGCAGGCGGGCTTTATTTTTCGGCCAAGCTACAGCCCTTGCCCTCTTAGATCGGTTTGCAACTGCGTATACGGGAACTGCACGCTGGGACAGTACCGCGCGCGTCAGCAAGCGGGGCCGGCACGCCAGTACCAATCCGCCAGACTTGACGCGCCGCTTGCTGACGCGCGCGGTACTGTCCCAAGACCTCAAACGATCTAGGTTGCGACTTGCACGCCGCGTCACTACAATGCGCCCGCAACTCCAACTTCCTTTACCAAGATTTGCTGAACAGGGTCACCCTTTATGAAATCAAACGCCAAACGTTTTTTTGTCGCGCTCTTTACGCTGAGTTTCGTCGCGCTCTTGTCGTGGCAACGCCACCCTGCCGCTGCGGCTTCAACGAATTCAGCCAAAACCGCCGTCGGCAAACGTCTGCAAGGCGCGCCGACCTTTAACAAAGAGGTCGTGCGCCTCTTTCAAAAGAACTGCCAAAGCTGCCACCACCCCGGCGACATCGCGCCGTTCTCGCTGATGAGTTACAAAGAGGCGCGCCCCTGGGCCGTCTCGATCCGCGAACAGGTCGTGCTGAAAAACATGCCGCCGTGGAAACCGCAGCCTGGTTGCGGCGATTTCAAAGACCAGCGCGCGCTGACGCCGGACGAGATCAACACCCTCGCCGCCTGGGTGGACGCGGGCGCGCCCGAAGGCAACGCGGCGGACTTGCCGAAGGCGCAGGAATTCCCCGACGGCTGGGCACTGGGCGCGCCTGATTTCATCGCCACACCCGCCGAGAGCTTCACGCCGCCGCAGGGCAAGGACACCTATCGCTGCTTCGTCGTGCCGACCGCGCAATTGCGCGGCGACCGCTGGTTGCAGGGCCTGGACGTGCGGCCCGGCAACAGCAAGATCGTGCATCACGTGATCGCCTATGCCGACCCGCTCGGCAAATCCATCGAGTTGGACGCGAAGGAAGCCGGCCCCGGCTACACCTGTTTTGGCGGGCCGGGCTTCGACATTTCGCTGGGCATCAATGAAATTCTGGCGGGCAATTCGCCGATGCTGGGCGGCTGGGCGCCCGGCTCGCGCGGCTATTTCGCGCCCGAAGGCAATGGCGTCAAATTGCCCAGCAATCCCAACGCGCGCGTCGTGCTGCAAGTGCACTACCATCCAACCGGCCAGCCCGAAACCGACCGCACCTCGGTGGGTTTTTACTTCGCGCAAAAGCCCGTCAGCAAGGCGATGCTGCCGTTGCCGCTGGTCAATCAAACCTTTGTCATCCCGGCGGGCGCAAAAGCCCAGCAGGTCACCGCGCGTTTCACCGCGACTGGTTTCGCAGGCAAGATTCTGGGCATCACGCCGCACATGCATTTGCTGGGCAAGCAAATCAAAGTCGAGATGACGCAACCCGGCCAGCCGACGCAGTGTCTGGTCAACATTCCCAACTGGAATTTCAACTGGCAGGGTTCATATCTTTACCAGAACGCGATTCCATTCGCGGCGAATACACGTGTGGATTTGAGTTGCGTCTTCGACAATTCGACCGACAATCCGTTCCAGCCCAACAACCCGCCCAAGGCCGTCAAATGGGGCGAAGAGACGACCGACGAAATGGCGCTGGCCTTTATCGCCTTCACGCTGGACGCGCTGACCTTGCCATCGTCGTCGCCGCAACTGACCGATGTGGCGGCTGACGACAAAGGCAATCTCGTCGTCAACGGCGCGGGTTTCCTGGCGGGCGCGGACATCGAAGTCAACGGCCAGCGCCTGTCGGACACCCAAGCCGACGCGAGCGGCAAAGTGTTTTCCGGCAATCAATGGAAGGTCTTCGCCGCGCCGGGCCAGAGCGTCAACGTCACCGTCATCAATCCTGACGGCGTGCGCACGGCCACGCGCAGCTTCACCCGCAACGCGACGGCGCGCACAGTGGCCGCAGTCTCGGCAGCTAGTTACGTCGCCGGCGCTGTCGCTCCTGAAAGCATCGTCGCGGCCTTTGGCGAATATCTTGCGAGCAACACGGCGGCGGCCACCAGCACGCCACTGCCCACCGAACTCGCAGGCACTTCGGTGCGTGTCAACGGCATCCTCGCGCCGCTCTTTTTTGTCTCGCGCCAACAACTCAACTTCCTGCTCCCGGCAGGCGTGAGTTCCGGCAACGCCATCATCGAAATCGTCACCAGCGACGGCCAGCTTTCGCGCAATACGCTGGCGATCAACGGCATCGCGCCGAGCCTGTTCACTGCCAACGCTTCGGGCACCGGCGTCCCCGTCGGCGTCGTCTCGCCGGACGGCATCAACTTTTATCCGATCAGCAATGCGGATGGTTCACCCATCGCGCTCAATGGCGGCGAATACCTCGTGCTCTTCGGCACGGGCTTCCGACGCGCGGCGACCGAGACTGTCGAGATCACCATCGGCGGGCGCAAAGTACCCGCGATTTATACTGGCGCACAGGGCGGCCTCGTCGGCGTGGATCAGCTCAACACCGAATTACCCAAGGACGTTTCGGGCCTGGTGGATTTGGTGCTGACGGTGAATGGGCGGCAGGCGAATGTGGTGAAGGTGCGGCTGAAATAATCGTTGCGCGACATTGCAATCACCAGCGTGGAAGGGGTTGGGCGTGGCGCTCAACCCCTTTTTGCTTGTACGCCGATTGGGTATGATGACCGCGTCTGGCCGGAGGAAAACGCGATGACTCCAAAAGTACAAATGATCCTGGCTGAATTGAAGCAGCGCCTGACCGCCATTTATGGCGATCGGCTGGTCAAATTGGTGTTATTCGGTTCGCAGGCGCGCGGTGATGCGACGGCGGAATCGGATATTGACACGCTGCTGGTATTGCGCGGGCCAGTAGATGCGGGCGAAGAGTTGGAACGCACCAGTGTGTGTGTGGCGGATTTATCGCTGGCAAACGATGTCGTGGTTTCGCGCACCTTCGCCACCGAGCAAAGCTTTCAACACGAGCGCAGCCCGTTGCTGTTGAACATCCGCCGCGAAGGAGTAAGCGTATGACTATGGCGGTGAGTGTCTTGGCAGGCGTGCCATAACACTGCCACCATTCATTGACGTGTATTTCAGCCCAGCCGGAAACTGAATGAACCCTCGGAACCAAATCAAAGAATTGACAGCCGCATATTGGCTCGGCTGTCTCACAGTTTTAATCCAGACGTATCTGGCAGCGCGATACGTGCCCTACAACGCTTTACCAGATGAAGCAAAGGATTCCTTAGCAGCTCGGTTATTGCGAGATGACGGGCAAGCCGCAGCGCTCATTGCTGCGGGTGTAGCCCTGCTGGCTTTGAGTTTGGCAAAGCGTGGAATCAAGTGGAAGGCAAGTTGGAAATTGCGCTGGCTTCTGCCCTGGATTGCTGCGAATGGTTGGGCGCTTGTTTTTTTGAAGACTGTTGAAACTTATGTGAACTCACAGAGCCTAACACTTACGCCGCTTTTGACTGCAATTCATCCAACATTAGATATCAACTTTGTTTGCGCCGTCGTGTTGCAAGGGCACGCAATAAGTACATTGTTGTTTCTTGGCCTGCAATATATCTGCCTGGTGTTGGTGAAAGCGTTTTACCAGCCTGTTGCTGAACCACTGGAACAAGCTGAAATTCTAAAGACGGGGCGCACATCAGAGCCGCTTGACCAATAACCCCACCTGCTCGTATTTCACGTTGGAACAAATCGTAGGGATTGGGCGTCTGCTCAATCCCTTTTTCTTTGCGCCAACGATTTGTGGCGAAACACCAGGTCAAGGATAATCGCTGCCGCCGCGTACCTTTTGAATTGAGGAGCACCAATGTCCGAGCAAACTGCACTCGCCCCCAATCTCGCTGATGCCGTCGAATTTGCCGAAAACCCTGAACCGCGCTGTCCATGCGTGTTGCTGGTGGATACCTCCGGCTCAATGCAGGGCGCGGCCATCGCCGCTTTGAACGATGGCCTGCGCGCCTTCAAAAACGATTTGATGAAAGACACGCTGGCTTCGCGCCGCGTCGAAGTCGCCATCGTCACCTTCAGCAGCGACGTGCAGATCGTGCAGGATTTCGTCACCGCCGATCAGTTTGAACCACCGACGTTGCACGCCGAAGGCGCGACGCTGATGGGCAGCGCGATTCATCAGGCGCTCGATTTGCTGGCCGCGCGCAAGGCGCAATACCGCGCGAGCGGCGTGGCCTATTACCGCCCCTGGGTTTTTCTGATCACCGATGGCGAACCGCAGGGCGAACCAGAAGACGTGATTTTGCAAGCCTCACAACGCATCCGCGATGACGAACAAAACAAGCGCGTGGCTTTCTTTGCCGTCGGCATCGAAGAAGCCAATCTGGAGCGCCTGCGCCAACTCACCGTGCGCACGCCGGTGCGGCTGATCGGCTTAAATTTCGTAGAGATGTTTGTCTGGCTCTCGCGCAGCACGCAGGCTGTCTCGCATTCGCGCGTGGATGAACAGGTCGCGCTGCCACCACCCGGCTGGGGGACGGTATGAAAGAAAACTGGCGCGTCATCGGCGCTTCGGTGCAAGGCGTCAGCCACATCAAGAGCGGGCAACCCTGTCAGGATGCGCACGCCTGGGCGGTGTTGCCGAATGGCACGCTCATCGCTGCTGTGGCGGATGGTGCGGGTTCGGCGGCGCTGGCCGAAGTCGGCGCGCAACTGGCGGCGCAAACGACGGTGAATTTCCTGCGGCAGCAACTCATCGAAACCGAATTGCCTGGCGACGACGCAGCCTGGCAGACGCTGTTGTTTGAAGCCTTGAAAGCCGCGCGGCACCGATTGGAAGATGAAGCGCAAACGCGCGGTTGTGCCTTGCGCGATTTGGCAACGACGTTGATCGCCGTCGTGGCGACCGCCGGACTGGCCGCCGCCGCGCACGTCGGCGATGGCGCGGCGGTGTTGCATACGGCGGACGAGTTGTTGCTGCTGGCCGCGCCTCAGATGAGCGAATACGTCAACGAGACGACCTTTCTGGTTTCCGCCGATTATTTGCAGGCCGCGCAATTCAGTTGCTGGCACGGATGCGCGCAGCAATTGGCGCTGTTCACCGACGGCTTGCAACGACTGGCCTTGCAAATGCCGCTGCAACGCCCACACGCGCCGTTCTTTGCGCCGCTGTTTCAGTTTGCGGCCAATGCGGGCGCAGAGGCCGAAGCGCAATTGGCCGCGTTCTTGCAATCGCCGCGCATTGCCGAACGGGCGGATGACGATTTGACACTGGTGTTGGCGGCGCGTAGCGCCTCCGGTACAGTACGGGGAGCGTGAGCGACCTGAGCCTCGGCGCTAAGACGGCTTGGCGCTTCCTGATTGTATTGCCTGCCGAGGCTCAGGTCGCTCACGCTCCCCGTACTGTATTTTCGCGCTGACGCGCGGATTGGCTGATCGAGATTGTACGATGTTCCTGCGGCGCGAAAGCACTCAAGCGATCCTCAACCTGGCCGATGGCGCGCTGCTCGGCACGGGCGGCGAGGCGCGTATTTACAGCGTGCCGCACGAGCCTGACCTGGTCGCCAAAATCTATCATCAACCCGACGAGCGTTATGTGCACAAGCTGGCCGCGATGCTCGCCCATCCGCCGCAAGACCCGGCCAAAGCTCAG encodes:
- a CDS encoding protein phosphatase 2C domain-containing protein; translation: MKENWRVIGASVQGVSHIKSGQPCQDAHAWAVLPNGTLIAAVADGAGSAALAEVGAQLAAQTTVNFLRQQLIETELPGDDAAWQTLLFEALKAARHRLEDEAQTRGCALRDLATTLIAVVATAGLAAAAHVGDGAAVLHTADELLLLAAPQMSEYVNETTFLVSADYLQAAQFSCWHGCAQQLALFTDGLQRLALQMPLQRPHAPFFAPLFQFAANAGAEAEAQLAAFLQSPRIAERADDDLTLVLAARSASGTVRGA
- a CDS encoding VWA domain-containing protein, with the protein product MSEQTALAPNLADAVEFAENPEPRCPCVLLVDTSGSMQGAAIAALNDGLRAFKNDLMKDTLASRRVEVAIVTFSSDVQIVQDFVTADQFEPPTLHAEGATLMGSAIHQALDLLAARKAQYRASGVAYYRPWVFLITDGEPQGEPEDVILQASQRIRDDEQNKRVAFFAVGIEEANLERLRQLTVRTPVRLIGLNFVEMFVWLSRSTQAVSHSRVDEQVALPPPGWGTV
- a CDS encoding nucleotidyltransferase domain-containing protein → MTPKVQMILAELKQRLTAIYGDRLVKLVLFGSQARGDATAESDIDTLLVLRGPVDAGEELERTSVCVADLSLANDVVVSRTFATEQSFQHERSPLLLNIRREGVSV
- a CDS encoding IPT/TIG domain-containing protein; its protein translation is MKSNAKRFFVALFTLSFVALLSWQRHPAAAASTNSAKTAVGKRLQGAPTFNKEVVRLFQKNCQSCHHPGDIAPFSLMSYKEARPWAVSIREQVVLKNMPPWKPQPGCGDFKDQRALTPDEINTLAAWVDAGAPEGNAADLPKAQEFPDGWALGAPDFIATPAESFTPPQGKDTYRCFVVPTAQLRGDRWLQGLDVRPGNSKIVHHVIAYADPLGKSIELDAKEAGPGYTCFGGPGFDISLGINEILAGNSPMLGGWAPGSRGYFAPEGNGVKLPSNPNARVVLQVHYHPTGQPETDRTSVGFYFAQKPVSKAMLPLPLVNQTFVIPAGAKAQQVTARFTATGFAGKILGITPHMHLLGKQIKVEMTQPGQPTQCLVNIPNWNFNWQGSYLYQNAIPFAANTRVDLSCVFDNSTDNPFQPNNPPKAVKWGEETTDEMALAFIAFTLDALTLPSSSPQLTDVAADDKGNLVVNGAGFLAGADIEVNGQRLSDTQADASGKVFSGNQWKVFAAPGQSVNVTVINPDGVRTATRSFTRNATARTVAAVSAASYVAGAVAPESIVAAFGEYLASNTAAATSTPLPTELAGTSVRVNGILAPLFFVSRQQLNFLLPAGVSSGNAIIEIVTSDGQLSRNTLAINGIAPSLFTANASGTGVPVGVVSPDGINFYPISNADGSPIALNGGEYLVLFGTGFRRAATETVEITIGGRKVPAIYTGAQGGLVGVDQLNTELPKDVSGLVDLVLTVNGRQANVVKVRLK